In Arcanobacterium wilhelmae, the following are encoded in one genomic region:
- a CDS encoding copper transporter: protein MVDFRYHLVSLVSVFLALAIGVILGAGPLQNSIGSALSNRVEALSDTNAALATENEALTRAQDSQNQAMAQLIPSLTENALSGKTVAFVVLPGAADDVVSQARDAVAKAGATVTGTANVKEAWTSSANTAFRSAFADQIKSYIAKAPAGTDANGVLAGALTQIATRGTSDQANADLPNLLTGAKTPLVTLEDMKAKADAVVVVAPDADVSATTATSEQKAQIEYDAKAYAGVVAELAANAPTVAFGAADSPNDVVTAVRGAKGKASTVDSPTLTISQLNVVLALVQELAGKDVHLGFDDGVSAAVGPLEKAPTPAPSASEGAK from the coding sequence ATGGTTGATTTTCGTTACCACCTCGTTTCGCTGGTGTCGGTCTTTCTCGCGCTGGCGATCGGCGTGATCCTTGGGGCGGGTCCCCTCCAAAATTCCATCGGAAGCGCACTGTCGAACCGTGTGGAGGCACTGTCGGATACGAATGCCGCCCTCGCGACCGAGAATGAGGCGCTGACGAGGGCTCAGGACTCGCAAAATCAGGCGATGGCCCAGCTCATTCCGTCGCTCACCGAGAACGCCCTTTCTGGCAAAACCGTGGCCTTCGTTGTGCTGCCGGGAGCTGCCGACGACGTAGTGAGTCAGGCGCGCGACGCCGTCGCGAAGGCGGGTGCCACCGTCACGGGCACAGCGAACGTGAAGGAAGCGTGGACATCGTCGGCAAACACTGCGTTCCGTTCGGCGTTCGCTGATCAAATTAAGAGCTACATTGCGAAGGCCCCTGCTGGCACGGACGCGAACGGCGTTCTCGCGGGTGCCTTGACCCAGATTGCCACTCGCGGTACGTCCGACCAGGCGAACGCCGACCTTCCGAATTTGCTGACGGGAGCGAAGACTCCGCTGGTTACGCTTGAGGATATGAAAGCGAAGGCCGACGCCGTTGTAGTCGTGGCACCCGATGCGGACGTTTCCGCTACTACGGCGACTTCAGAGCAAAAGGCGCAGATCGAATACGACGCGAAGGCGTATGCAGGCGTCGTTGCGGAGCTTGCGGCGAACGCTCCAACGGTTGCTTTCGGCGCAGCTGATTCTCCCAATGATGTGGTCACAGCGGTTCGTGGCGCAAAAGGCAAGGCCTCGACGGTGGATTCGCCGACACTGACGATCTCTCAGCTTAACGTCGTTCTCGCGCTCGTTCAGGAGCTTGCTGGAAAAGACGTTCACCTGGGATTTGACGACGGCGTGAGCGCCGCCGTTGGCCCGCTGGAGAAGGCGCCGACACCAGCACCATCCGCGTCAGAAGGCGCAAAGTGA
- the murJ gene encoding murein biosynthesis integral membrane protein MurJ, producing MKKLLASVVGAAGVIAVLTLASRLMGLVRKLAQSWALSDGLVATAYDTSNTIPNVLFEVAAGGALAGAVIPLISGFLAKKQRADAEQTVSALLTWVVAVGVPLAVTVVALAGPISGAVLGAGASAQAHEVATSLLRVFAFQIPLYGISVVTTGVLQAHGRFVLPALSPLISSIVVTVAFVVYGAGSTPHAMPSAGELAVLAWGTTFGVVAFSLPQLVPVMRLVTVRPTFAFPVGVGRRTLRLAGAGLAALGAQQVAIIAIMVTTNALGGVGAYAAYNYAYSLYMVPYAVLAVPIATAVFPRISAAVGCGDREGSQLLVARSTRLVIAAGMLAGSVLIAVARPAALVISVGRSIPGIEQAMVAMGVSLVGFSLLYHGARVLYALDAGGRVVRANSLAWVCVVLVLAVGWLAGVEGRIATLVLVGVAMSVGMCLGAVAQLVAIRSVAGERAIAGVVRLVALLLPVLVVMTVAAWFASVMLMGVVPGLGGAVVAAVVAGAIVVAGGGAALLVVDRKAIVALKGKSA from the coding sequence GTGAAGAAGTTGCTTGCCTCCGTGGTGGGGGCGGCAGGCGTGATCGCCGTATTGACCCTCGCGTCTCGGCTGATGGGCCTGGTCCGCAAACTTGCGCAGTCGTGGGCGTTGTCCGATGGTCTCGTCGCAACGGCATACGACACGTCGAATACGATCCCGAACGTTTTGTTTGAAGTTGCGGCTGGCGGAGCACTTGCTGGCGCCGTAATCCCACTGATCTCGGGATTTCTCGCGAAGAAGCAGCGGGCGGATGCTGAACAGACGGTGTCTGCTCTCCTGACATGGGTTGTTGCTGTCGGCGTGCCGCTTGCGGTTACTGTCGTTGCATTGGCGGGTCCGATTTCTGGGGCTGTGCTTGGGGCAGGAGCGAGTGCACAGGCCCATGAAGTTGCAACGTCTCTCTTGAGGGTCTTCGCTTTCCAGATTCCTCTGTATGGGATTTCCGTGGTGACGACGGGCGTACTTCAAGCACACGGCCGTTTTGTACTTCCGGCTCTCTCCCCGCTAATTTCGTCGATCGTCGTGACGGTGGCTTTTGTTGTATATGGCGCAGGCTCGACGCCGCACGCCATGCCGAGCGCGGGTGAGCTTGCCGTGCTTGCATGGGGAACAACATTCGGAGTTGTGGCGTTTTCGTTACCGCAACTGGTCCCTGTGATGCGGCTTGTCACAGTTCGGCCGACGTTTGCGTTCCCTGTCGGTGTTGGCAGGCGTACGTTACGGCTTGCGGGTGCCGGGCTCGCGGCGCTTGGCGCGCAACAGGTTGCGATTATCGCGATCATGGTGACGACGAACGCGCTCGGTGGAGTTGGCGCCTACGCGGCGTACAATTACGCGTATTCGCTGTATATGGTCCCATATGCCGTGCTTGCGGTGCCGATTGCAACTGCGGTTTTCCCCCGGATCTCGGCCGCCGTTGGCTGTGGGGACCGTGAGGGTTCTCAGTTGTTGGTTGCGCGTTCAACGAGGCTGGTGATCGCCGCGGGAATGCTTGCAGGTAGCGTCTTAATTGCAGTTGCGAGGCCGGCTGCTCTCGTGATCTCAGTGGGACGTTCTATTCCTGGTATTGAGCAGGCGATGGTGGCAATGGGCGTCTCGCTTGTTGGTTTCTCATTGCTATATCACGGTGCTCGGGTGCTGTACGCGCTCGACGCCGGAGGGCGCGTGGTGCGCGCGAATTCGCTCGCGTGGGTTTGCGTCGTGTTGGTGCTCGCGGTTGGTTGGCTTGCTGGCGTCGAGGGTCGTATTGCGACGCTTGTCTTGGTCGGCGTGGCAATGAGCGTGGGTATGTGCCTGGGTGCGGTTGCACAGCTTGTGGCAATTCGGTCGGTTGCAGGTGAACGCGCAATCGCCGGCGTTGTTCGCCTCGTGGCATTGCTTCTTCCCGTGCTCGTTGTGATGACGGTCGCAGCCTGGTTTGCCTCCGTGATGCTGATGGGCGTTGTTCCTGGTCTTGGCGGCGCTGTCGTTGCCGCTGTCGTAGCTGGCGCTATCGTCGTCGCGGGCGGGGGAGCGGCGCTGCTCGTTGTCGATCGGAAAGCGATTGTTGCATTGAAAGGGAAATCCGCATGA
- a CDS encoding NUDIX domain-containing protein has product MKEQLQDVDAPTHVDVLNSSNEASSPIFSVRHDTLRFRGGDTAKRDVVVHDDAVGIVAIRGTETPEILLIRQYRHPVEQLMWEIPAGLLDHEGEDPRDAAKRELAEEAQLAADEWDVLAHYASSPGFSTEKVTIFLATSVHESNLPEGFVLEAEEAEIVKRWVPLADVVDAVVAGQLSSPSLVIGALAAARRFDIR; this is encoded by the coding sequence ATGAAGGAACAACTCCAAGATGTTGACGCGCCCACGCACGTCGACGTGCTCAACTCCAGTAACGAGGCTTCGTCGCCGATTTTCTCGGTACGCCACGATACGCTTCGTTTTCGTGGGGGAGATACTGCCAAGCGTGACGTCGTGGTGCACGACGACGCCGTTGGTATTGTCGCGATTCGTGGGACTGAGACCCCTGAGATTTTGCTGATCCGTCAGTATCGCCATCCTGTTGAGCAACTGATGTGGGAGATCCCCGCGGGTCTTCTCGATCACGAGGGGGAGGATCCGCGCGACGCAGCCAAGCGCGAGTTGGCTGAGGAGGCGCAGCTCGCCGCAGACGAGTGGGACGTCCTCGCGCATTACGCGTCGTCGCCGGGTTTTAGCACGGAGAAAGTGACGATCTTCCTCGCGACGTCGGTGCACGAGAGCAACCTACCGGAAGGCTTCGTACTCGAAGCGGAGGAAGCCGAAATCGTTAAGCGGTGGGTGCCGCTCGCTGACGTTGTCGACGCTGTCGTTGCGGGGCAGCTTTCTTCGCCGAGCCTGGTGATCGGCGCGCTTGCAGCGGCTCGACGTTTCGATATTCGTTGA